The Euphorbia lathyris chromosome 2, ddEupLath1.1, whole genome shotgun sequence genome includes a window with the following:
- the LOC136217358 gene encoding NDR1/HIN1-like protein 12, producing the protein MDEKPLNNHPNPKPMAEEPSYTPRNYRRPLCTFITVFLLLAALTALILFLIYRPHKPQFTVVGAAVYDLNTTSPPFISTSMQFTLITRNPNKRVAIIYEKLSAYVSYRNQPITPRVVLPPLYHRKKSTVAVSPVLGGSPVPVSLEVANGLVMDEMYGVVALRVVLLGRLRWKAGGIKTGRHGVYVECDVWVGLKKGLVGEVPLLGSTSKDCDVDV; encoded by the coding sequence ATGGATGAAAAACCTCTTAATAATCATCCCAATCCCAAACCTATGGCAGAAGAACCCTCATACACACCCAGAAATTACCGCCGCCCCCTCTGCACTTTCATCACAGTCTTCCTCCTATTAGCCGCTCTCACAGCTCTCATTCTCTTTCTAATCTACCGACCCCATAAACCCCAATTCACCGTCGTCGGCGCCGCGGTTTACGACCTCAACACCACCTCCCCACCGTTCATCTCAACCTCCATGCAATTCACTCTTATCACAAGAAACCCCAACAAAAGAGTCGCAATCATATACGAAAAACTCTCCGCCTATGTTTCCTACCGGAATCAACCTATAACTCCTAGGGTGGTTTTGCCACCGCTTTATCATAGAAAGAAGAGCACGGTTGCAGTGTCGCCGGTTCTCGGTGGGAGCCCGGTGCCGGTGTCGTTGGAGGTGGCGAATGGGTTAGTTATGGATGAAATGTACGGAGTGGTGGCGTTGAGGGTTGTTTTGTTGGGGCGGTTGAGGTGGAAGGCTGGGGGTATAAAGACGGGGAGGCATGGGGTTTATGTTGAGTGTGATGTTTGGGTGGGTTTGAAGAAGGGTTTAGTTGGTGAAGTTCCTTTGCTGGGATCAACTTCTAAGGACTGTGATGTTGATGTATGA